From Candoia aspera isolate rCanAsp1 chromosome 4, rCanAsp1.hap2, whole genome shotgun sequence, a single genomic window includes:
- the ZNF784 gene encoding zinc finger protein 784 yields the protein MEIQLVTVKEEIGSVLPTLCPLCQEELPALAGPHEQVPQCQGCRNLLLEPQGWLSSSIEALVLPAERPFCCSFCPKRFKRASDRRDHERVHTGERPYECGICGKRFTQSSVLSGHMRIHTGERPFHCCICFKSFNNGSNFRKHQRIHGPLFGYGERRVDGKDWDSLSGKKPDQPKEEKDGRSLSPALLLKQNGCQTIKELREGENKAEQNLNGRQNCFCNNRLSQEVYCNSSQRQPGGRMDNFKRMGLRQDDASPGINLAIRQGSEASLNVEALKQASDSKGHAGELGGNSSCSYSQEAIPDGHSFKQLQDASPENHTEDSRQNGAGGSHIQEEQKQWVDSCNGKLQLDSSSCGKGLLPPRDKRGAAHKLDRESSDRGFVTSRPNGLRGLKQNRGGSVGAEMRQNGRGESHARGLNRNENTHISEPAQNNGPGAALGERELAQDGSTHGDFQMHAPEKLNVLTVKLPTWPRPDKDIIAWEETDESEGCSPSLKARSPCQLANPDPCSIPYNVSGSRRHHSLQDQLGSPAQRRKEESPTSCFLFRDPGPCDGRAQSALESKPFLCFACPKQFRRATDLKEHLRVHTGERPFGCSVCGKRFTQSSALATHRRLHTGEKPFECAVCCRRFNNSSNFAKHRRLHGQDGVGRRNKGVEKELGSVKPH from the coding sequence ATGGAGATCCAGCTAGTAACAGTGAAGGAAGAGATCGGATCAGTTCTACCCACCCTGTGTCCCCTGTGCCAGGAAGAACTGCCAGCCCTTGCTGGGCCCCACGAACAAGTTCCCCAATGCCAGGGGTGCAGAAACCTCCTTTTAGAGCCTCAGGGCTGGTTGTCCAGCAGTATCGAGGCTTTGGTCCTCCCAGCTGAGAGGCCCTTCTGCTGCTCTTTCTGCCCCAAACGTTTCAAGAGGGCTTCAGACCGGCGTGATCATGAACGGGTGCATACCGGTGAAAGACCGTACGAATGTGGCATCTGCGGCAAGCGCTTCACTCAGAGCTCTGTGCTGTCTGGCCACATGCGCATTCACACCGGCGAACGGcctttccactgctgcatctgctTTAAATCTTTCAATAATGGCTCAAACTTCCGCAAGCACCAACGCATTCATGGCCCACTGTTTGGTTATGGTGAAAGGAGAGTTGATGGGAAGGACTGGGATTCCCTGTCTGGAAAAAAACCGGACCAACCGAAAGAAGAGAAGGATGGCAGAAGTTTAAGCCCTGCCCTTCTGTTGAAGCAAAACGGCTGTCAGACCATCAAAGAGTTGAGAGAAGGGGAGAATAAGGCAGAGCAAAACCTTAATGGGAGGCAAAATTGCTTTTGCAATAATAGACTAAGTCAAGAGGTTTACTGCAATAGCAGCCAGAGACAACCAGGTGGTAGGATGGATAACTTCAAAAGAATGGGACTAAGACAGGATGATGCCAGTCCTGGTATTAATCTTGCTATAAGGCAGGGCAGTGAAGCCAGTCTCAATGTAGAAGCTCTGAAGCAGGCAAGTGATAGCAAAGGGCATGCTGGGGAACTAGGGGGAAACAGCAGTTGCAGCTACAGCCAAGAAGCCATTCCAGATGGCCACAGCTTCAAACAACTGCAAGATGCAAGCCCTGAAAATCATACAGAAGACTCAAGGCAAAACGGAGCAGGAGGAAGCCACATTCAGGAAGAACAGAAGCAATGGGTTGACAGCTGCAATGGTAAGTTACAGCTGGACAGCAGCAGCTGTGGAAAAGGCCTCTTGCCACCTCGGGACAAAAGGGGCGCTGCTCACAAGCTGGATCGAGAGAGCTCTGATAGAGGCTTTGTCACAAGCAGGCCAAATGGCCTCAGAGGGCTCAAGCAGAACAGAGGGGGAAGCGTAGGTGCAGAGATGAGGCAGAATGGCAGAGGGGAAAGCCATGCCAGGGGACTGAATCGAAATGAAAATACCCACATTTCAGAGCCAGCACAAAACAATGGCCCTGGAGCTGCTCTTGGAGAAAGAGAGCTGGCACAGGATGGTAGCACCCACGGGGACTTCCAAATGCACGCTCCAGAAAAGTTGAACGTTCTCACAGTGAAACTGCCCACCTGGCCCCGTCCAGACAAAGACATTATAGCCTGGGAAGAAACTGATGAATCTGAAGGCTGTTCTCCCAGTCTGAAGGCTAGATCACCTTGCCAACTGGCGAATCCTGATCCATGTTCTATACCGTACAATGTTTCTGGATCTCGCAGGCACCACTCTTTGCAGGATCAGCTTGGAAGCCCTGCTCAGCGTAGGAAAGAGGAGAGCCCTACCTCCTGCTTTCTTTTCCGAGATCCTGGCCCCTGCGATGGACGCGCCCAGTCTGCCCTTGAATCCAAGCCGTTTCTCTGCTTTGCCTGCCCTAAACAGTTCCGCCGTGCCACAGACCTGAAGGAGCATCTGCGAGTGCACACAGGGGAAAGGCCCTTTGGCTGCAGTGTTTGTGGCAAGCGATTCACTCAGAGCTCAGCCTTAGCTACTCACCGGAGACTGCACACCGGAGAGAAGCCCTTTGAATGTGCTGTCTGTTGCCGACGGTTCAATAACTCCTCTAACTTTGCCAAGCATCGTCGACTCCATGGGCAGGACGGTGTAGGGCGTAGGAATAAAGGAGTGGAAAAAGAACTTGGGAGTGTCAAACcacattga